A single genomic interval of Lynx canadensis isolate LIC74 chromosome A2, mLynCan4.pri.v2, whole genome shotgun sequence harbors:
- the TJP3 gene encoding tight junction protein ZO-3 isoform X4 yields MAVRFQVLDMEEMTIWEQHTATLCKDPRRGFGIAISGGRDRPSGSVVVSDVVPGGPAEGQLQTGDHIVMVNGVSMESVTSTFAIQILKTCTKLANITVKRPRKIQLPAKASPSGGHQVSDGEADHGQGYDGDTSSGSGRSWGERSRRQRTTGRRSRAGSHARRSPGGRSEANGLALVSGFKRLPPQDVQMRPVKSVLVRRRDSEEFGVTLGSQIFIKHITESGLAARNRGLREGDLILQINGVSSENLSLSDTRRLIEKSEGKLTLLVLRDRGQFLVNIPPAVSDSDSSLLDDISDLGSETSQAPPSHVPPPPQHVRRSSDASWTDSPEESPPLWRDNSVDSRTISETDSPRQSSYDIYRVPSGQSREDRGYSPDWRVVRFPKGSTIGLRLAGGNDVGIFVSGVQEGSPADGQGIQEGDEILQVNDVPFRNLTREEAVQFLLGLPPGEDVELVTQRKQDIFRKMVQSRVGDSFYIRTHFELEASPPSGLGFTRGDVFHVLDTLYPGPGQSRARGGHWLAARMGRDLREQERGIIPNQSRAEQLASLEAAQRAVGAGPGASSGSNARAEFWRLRGLRRGAKKTTHRSREDLSDLTRQGHYPPYERVVLREASFKRPVVILGPVADIAMQKLTAEMPDQFEIADSVSRTDSPSKIIKLDTVRVIAENVSRAPLCAPFQGLGNQGPGLQPVPAPAGLHGTDLLPLGAPPGGAAMRGLERDRDTQWRALGRHSPCPLRSPAP; encoded by the exons ATGGCGGTGAGATTCCAG GTGTTGGACATGGAGGAGATGACCATCTGGGAACAGCACACGGCCACGCTCTGCAAG gACCCCCGGAGAGGCTTTGGCATTGCCATCTCTGGTGGCCGAGACCGGCCCAGTGGATCCGTGGTCGTGTCGGATGTGGTGCCGGGGGGGCCAGCTGAGGGCCAACTGCA GACAGGGGACCACATCGTCATGGTGAATGGGGTCTCCATGGAGAGCGTCACCTCCACCTTTGCCATTCAGATACTCAAAACCTGCACCAAGTTGGCGAACATT ACCGTGAAGCGTCCCCGGAAAATCCAGCTGCCTGCCAAGGCCAGCCCCTCTGGGGGACATCAGGTCTCGGATGGGGAGGCTGACCACGGCCAGGGCTACGACGGGGACACATCCAGCGGGTCTGGCCGCTCCTGGGGCGAGCGCTCCCGCCGGCAGAGGACGACGGGCCGCCGGAGCCGGGCCGGCAGCCACGCGCGCAGGAGCCCAGGCGGCAGGTCTGAGGCCAACGGGCTGGCCCTGGTGTCGGGCTTTAAGCGGCTGCCGCCGCAGGACGTGCAGATGAGGCCCGTGAAGTCCGTGTTGGTGCGGAGGAGGGACAGCGAAG AGTTCGGGGTCACCCTGGGCAGTCAGATCTTCATCAAGCACATCACTGAGTCGGGCCTGGCGGCCAGGAACCGCGGGCTGCGGGAAGGCGACCTCATTCTCCAG ATCAATGGCGTGTCCAGTGAGAATCTGTCTCTGAGTGACACACGGCGACTGATCGAGAAGTCAGAAGGGAAGCTGACTCTGCTGGTGCTCAGGGACAGAGGGCAGTTCCTGGTGAACATCCCACCGGCCGTCAGTGACAGCGACAGCTCTCTCCTGGACG ACATCTCAGACCTCGGCTCAGAAACGTCCCAGGCGCCACCCTCCCACGTCCCACCGCCACCGCAGCATGTGCGGCGGAGCTCTGACGCCAGCTGGACCGACTCCCCCGA GGAGAGCCCCCCGCTTTGGCGGGACAATTCAGTGGATTCCAGAACCATCTCGGAAACAG ACTCCCCCAGGCAAAGCAGCTATGACATCTACAGGGTGCCCAGCGGCCAGAGCAGGGAGGACCGTGG GTACAGCCCCGACTGGAGGGTGGTCCGCTTCCCCAAGGGCTCCACCATCGGCCTGCGCCTGGCCGGCGGCAATGACGTGGGCATCTTCGTGTCCGGGGTGCAGGAGGGCAGCCCGGCCGACGGGCAGGGCATCCAGGAGGGAGATGAGATTCTGCAG GTGAATGACGTCCCCTTCCGGAACCTGACCCGCGAGGAGGCCGTGCAGTTCCTGCTGGGGCTGCCACCGGGCGAGGACGTGGAGCTGGTGACGCAGCGGAAGCAGGACA TCTTCCGGAAAATGGTGCAGTCCCGCGTGGGCGACTCCTTCTACATCCGCACGCACTTCGAGCTGGAGGCCAGCCCCCCGTCGGGCCTGGGCTTCACCCGCGGAGACGTCTTCCACGTGCTGGACACGCTGTACCCCGGCCCCGGGCAGAGCCGCGCCCGCGGGGGCCACTGGCTGGCGGCGCGCATGGGGCGCGACCTCCGCGAGCAGGAGCGGGGCATCATCCCCAACCAGAGCAG ggcGGAGCAGCTGGCCAGTCTGGAGGCCGCCCAGCGCGCCGTGGGCGCCGGGCCGGGCGCGTCTTCGGGCTCCAACGCGCGGGCCGAGTTCTGGCGGCTGCGGGGTCTCCGTCGAGGGGCCAAGAAGACCACCCATCGGAGCCGCGAGGACCTGTCCGATCTGACCAGGCAGGGTCACTACCCGCCGTATGAACGCGTGGTGCTTCGAGAAG ccaGCTTCAAGCGCCCGGTGGTGATCCTGGGGCCCGTGGCAGACATTGCCATGCAGAAGTTGACTGCGGAGATGCCCGACCAGTTCGAAATCGCAG ACAGCGTATCGAGGACCGACAGCCCCTCCAAGATCATCAAGCTGGATACCGTGCGCGTGATCGCCGAGAACGTAAGCAGGGCCCCGCTCTGCGCCCCGTTTCAAGGGttgggaaaccaaggcccaggcCTCCAACCCGTTCCCGCCCCGGCCGGGCTGCACGGCACAGACCTCCTCCCCCTCGGCGCCCCTCCCGGAGGTGCTGCGATGCGGGGgcttgagagggacagagacacacagtGGCGAGCCCTGGGCCGTCACAGCCCCTGCCCACTGCGCTCGCCTGCGCCCTGA
- the TJP3 gene encoding tight junction protein ZO-3 isoform X2 gives MAVLDMEEMTIWEQHTATLCKDPRRGFGIAISGGRDRPSGSVVVSDVVPGGPAEGQLQTGDHIVMVNGVSMESVTSTFAIQILKTCTKLANITVKRPRKIQLPAKASPSGGHQVSDGEADHGQGYDGDTSSGSGRSWGERSRRQRTTGRRSRAGSHARRSPGGRSEANGLALVSGFKRLPPQDVQMRPVKSVLVRRRDSEEFGVTLGSQIFIKHITESGLAARNRGLREGDLILQINGVSSENLSLSDTRRLIEKSEGKLTLLVLRDRGQFLVNIPPAVSDSDSSLLDDISDLGSETSQAPPSHVPPPPQHVRRSSDASWTDSPEESPPLWRDNSVDSRTISETDSPRQSSYDIYRVPSGQSREDRGYSPDWRVVRFPKGSTIGLRLAGGNDVGIFVSGVQEGSPADGQGIQEGDEILQVNDVPFRNLTREEAVQFLLGLPPGEDVELVTQRKQDIFRKMVQSRVGDSFYIRTHFELEASPPSGLGFTRGDVFHVLDTLYPGPGQSRARGGHWLAARMGRDLREQERGIIPNQSRAEQLASLEAAQRAVGAGPGASSGSNARAEFWRLRGLRRGAKKTTHRSREDLSDLTRQGHYPPYERVVLREASFKRPVVILGPVADIAMQKLTAEMPDQFEIADSVSRTDSPSKIIKLDTVRVIAENNKHALLDVTPSAVERLNYVQYYPIVVFCAPESRVALKALRQWLAPASRRSTRRLYAQAQKLRKHSEHLFTATIPLHGTSDAWYRELKAVIREQQTRPIWTAEDQPDNSSEGNLDLPHRGLADSSADLSCDSRVNSDYETDGEGYTDGEGGPHTDVDEGPPAPALARSSEPVLADEPQSPGDHGRAPGPRGAQVDGHSPHGQWRQDSMRTYGQEALKKKFTRARDVESSDEDGYDWGPATDL, from the exons ATGGCG GTGTTGGACATGGAGGAGATGACCATCTGGGAACAGCACACGGCCACGCTCTGCAAG gACCCCCGGAGAGGCTTTGGCATTGCCATCTCTGGTGGCCGAGACCGGCCCAGTGGATCCGTGGTCGTGTCGGATGTGGTGCCGGGGGGGCCAGCTGAGGGCCAACTGCA GACAGGGGACCACATCGTCATGGTGAATGGGGTCTCCATGGAGAGCGTCACCTCCACCTTTGCCATTCAGATACTCAAAACCTGCACCAAGTTGGCGAACATT ACCGTGAAGCGTCCCCGGAAAATCCAGCTGCCTGCCAAGGCCAGCCCCTCTGGGGGACATCAGGTCTCGGATGGGGAGGCTGACCACGGCCAGGGCTACGACGGGGACACATCCAGCGGGTCTGGCCGCTCCTGGGGCGAGCGCTCCCGCCGGCAGAGGACGACGGGCCGCCGGAGCCGGGCCGGCAGCCACGCGCGCAGGAGCCCAGGCGGCAGGTCTGAGGCCAACGGGCTGGCCCTGGTGTCGGGCTTTAAGCGGCTGCCGCCGCAGGACGTGCAGATGAGGCCCGTGAAGTCCGTGTTGGTGCGGAGGAGGGACAGCGAAG AGTTCGGGGTCACCCTGGGCAGTCAGATCTTCATCAAGCACATCACTGAGTCGGGCCTGGCGGCCAGGAACCGCGGGCTGCGGGAAGGCGACCTCATTCTCCAG ATCAATGGCGTGTCCAGTGAGAATCTGTCTCTGAGTGACACACGGCGACTGATCGAGAAGTCAGAAGGGAAGCTGACTCTGCTGGTGCTCAGGGACAGAGGGCAGTTCCTGGTGAACATCCCACCGGCCGTCAGTGACAGCGACAGCTCTCTCCTGGACG ACATCTCAGACCTCGGCTCAGAAACGTCCCAGGCGCCACCCTCCCACGTCCCACCGCCACCGCAGCATGTGCGGCGGAGCTCTGACGCCAGCTGGACCGACTCCCCCGA GGAGAGCCCCCCGCTTTGGCGGGACAATTCAGTGGATTCCAGAACCATCTCGGAAACAG ACTCCCCCAGGCAAAGCAGCTATGACATCTACAGGGTGCCCAGCGGCCAGAGCAGGGAGGACCGTGG GTACAGCCCCGACTGGAGGGTGGTCCGCTTCCCCAAGGGCTCCACCATCGGCCTGCGCCTGGCCGGCGGCAATGACGTGGGCATCTTCGTGTCCGGGGTGCAGGAGGGCAGCCCGGCCGACGGGCAGGGCATCCAGGAGGGAGATGAGATTCTGCAG GTGAATGACGTCCCCTTCCGGAACCTGACCCGCGAGGAGGCCGTGCAGTTCCTGCTGGGGCTGCCACCGGGCGAGGACGTGGAGCTGGTGACGCAGCGGAAGCAGGACA TCTTCCGGAAAATGGTGCAGTCCCGCGTGGGCGACTCCTTCTACATCCGCACGCACTTCGAGCTGGAGGCCAGCCCCCCGTCGGGCCTGGGCTTCACCCGCGGAGACGTCTTCCACGTGCTGGACACGCTGTACCCCGGCCCCGGGCAGAGCCGCGCCCGCGGGGGCCACTGGCTGGCGGCGCGCATGGGGCGCGACCTCCGCGAGCAGGAGCGGGGCATCATCCCCAACCAGAGCAG ggcGGAGCAGCTGGCCAGTCTGGAGGCCGCCCAGCGCGCCGTGGGCGCCGGGCCGGGCGCGTCTTCGGGCTCCAACGCGCGGGCCGAGTTCTGGCGGCTGCGGGGTCTCCGTCGAGGGGCCAAGAAGACCACCCATCGGAGCCGCGAGGACCTGTCCGATCTGACCAGGCAGGGTCACTACCCGCCGTATGAACGCGTGGTGCTTCGAGAAG ccaGCTTCAAGCGCCCGGTGGTGATCCTGGGGCCCGTGGCAGACATTGCCATGCAGAAGTTGACTGCGGAGATGCCCGACCAGTTCGAAATCGCAG ACAGCGTATCGAGGACCGACAGCCCCTCCAAGATCATCAAGCTGGATACCGTGCGCGTGATCGCCGAGAAC AACAAGCACGCGCTCCTGGACGTGACGCCGTCGGCGGTGGAACGCCTCAACTACGTGCAATATTACCCCATCGTGGTCTTCTGCGCCCCCGAGAGCCGCGTGGCCCTCAAGGCCCTGCGCCAGTGGCTGGCGCCCGCGTCCCGCCGCAGCACCCGCCGCCTCTACGCGCAAGCCCAGAAGCTACGCAAGCACAGCGAACACCTGTTCACGG CCACCATCCCCCTGCATGGCACGAGTGACGCCTGGTACCGGGAGCTCAAGGCCGTCATCCGCGAGCAGCAGACCCGGCCCATCTGGACGGCCGAGGACCAG CCGGACAACTCGTCGGAGGGCAACCTGGACCTGCCTCACCGAGGCCTGGCCGACAGCTCTGCGGATCTGAGCTGTGACAGCCGGGTCAACAGCGACTACGAGACAGACGGGGAGGGCTACACGGATGGCGAGGGCGGCCCCCACACGGACGTGGACGAGGGTCCGCCGGCGCCAGCTCTGGCCCGGTCCTCGGAACCCGTGCTGGCGGATGAGCCTCAGAGCCCGGGGGATCATGGGAGAGCCCCGGGTCCCCGAGGGGCCCAG GTGGATGGCCATTCCCCCCATGGTCAGTGGCGACAGGACAGCATGCG GACATACGGGCAGGAAGCTCTGAAGAAAAAGTTCACGCGAGCTCGAGACGTGGAGTCCTCTGACGAAGACGGCTACGACTGGGGCCCGGCCACCGACCTGTGA
- the TJP3 gene encoding tight junction protein ZO-3 isoform X1, protein MAVRFQVLDMEEMTIWEQHTATLCKDPRRGFGIAISGGRDRPSGSVVVSDVVPGGPAEGQLQTGDHIVMVNGVSMESVTSTFAIQILKTCTKLANITVKRPRKIQLPAKASPSGGHQVSDGEADHGQGYDGDTSSGSGRSWGERSRRQRTTGRRSRAGSHARRSPGGRSEANGLALVSGFKRLPPQDVQMRPVKSVLVRRRDSEEFGVTLGSQIFIKHITESGLAARNRGLREGDLILQINGVSSENLSLSDTRRLIEKSEGKLTLLVLRDRGQFLVNIPPAVSDSDSSLLDDISDLGSETSQAPPSHVPPPPQHVRRSSDASWTDSPEESPPLWRDNSVDSRTISETDSPRQSSYDIYRVPSGQSREDRGYSPDWRVVRFPKGSTIGLRLAGGNDVGIFVSGVQEGSPADGQGIQEGDEILQVNDVPFRNLTREEAVQFLLGLPPGEDVELVTQRKQDIFRKMVQSRVGDSFYIRTHFELEASPPSGLGFTRGDVFHVLDTLYPGPGQSRARGGHWLAARMGRDLREQERGIIPNQSRAEQLASLEAAQRAVGAGPGASSGSNARAEFWRLRGLRRGAKKTTHRSREDLSDLTRQGHYPPYERVVLREASFKRPVVILGPVADIAMQKLTAEMPDQFEIADSVSRTDSPSKIIKLDTVRVIAENNKHALLDVTPSAVERLNYVQYYPIVVFCAPESRVALKALRQWLAPASRRSTRRLYAQAQKLRKHSEHLFTATIPLHGTSDAWYRELKAVIREQQTRPIWTAEDQPDNSSEGNLDLPHRGLADSSADLSCDSRVNSDYETDGEGYTDGEGGPHTDVDEGPPAPALARSSEPVLADEPQSPGDHGRAPGPRGAQVDGHSPHGQWRQDSMRTYGQEALKKKFTRARDVESSDEDGYDWGPATDL, encoded by the exons ATGGCGGTGAGATTCCAG GTGTTGGACATGGAGGAGATGACCATCTGGGAACAGCACACGGCCACGCTCTGCAAG gACCCCCGGAGAGGCTTTGGCATTGCCATCTCTGGTGGCCGAGACCGGCCCAGTGGATCCGTGGTCGTGTCGGATGTGGTGCCGGGGGGGCCAGCTGAGGGCCAACTGCA GACAGGGGACCACATCGTCATGGTGAATGGGGTCTCCATGGAGAGCGTCACCTCCACCTTTGCCATTCAGATACTCAAAACCTGCACCAAGTTGGCGAACATT ACCGTGAAGCGTCCCCGGAAAATCCAGCTGCCTGCCAAGGCCAGCCCCTCTGGGGGACATCAGGTCTCGGATGGGGAGGCTGACCACGGCCAGGGCTACGACGGGGACACATCCAGCGGGTCTGGCCGCTCCTGGGGCGAGCGCTCCCGCCGGCAGAGGACGACGGGCCGCCGGAGCCGGGCCGGCAGCCACGCGCGCAGGAGCCCAGGCGGCAGGTCTGAGGCCAACGGGCTGGCCCTGGTGTCGGGCTTTAAGCGGCTGCCGCCGCAGGACGTGCAGATGAGGCCCGTGAAGTCCGTGTTGGTGCGGAGGAGGGACAGCGAAG AGTTCGGGGTCACCCTGGGCAGTCAGATCTTCATCAAGCACATCACTGAGTCGGGCCTGGCGGCCAGGAACCGCGGGCTGCGGGAAGGCGACCTCATTCTCCAG ATCAATGGCGTGTCCAGTGAGAATCTGTCTCTGAGTGACACACGGCGACTGATCGAGAAGTCAGAAGGGAAGCTGACTCTGCTGGTGCTCAGGGACAGAGGGCAGTTCCTGGTGAACATCCCACCGGCCGTCAGTGACAGCGACAGCTCTCTCCTGGACG ACATCTCAGACCTCGGCTCAGAAACGTCCCAGGCGCCACCCTCCCACGTCCCACCGCCACCGCAGCATGTGCGGCGGAGCTCTGACGCCAGCTGGACCGACTCCCCCGA GGAGAGCCCCCCGCTTTGGCGGGACAATTCAGTGGATTCCAGAACCATCTCGGAAACAG ACTCCCCCAGGCAAAGCAGCTATGACATCTACAGGGTGCCCAGCGGCCAGAGCAGGGAGGACCGTGG GTACAGCCCCGACTGGAGGGTGGTCCGCTTCCCCAAGGGCTCCACCATCGGCCTGCGCCTGGCCGGCGGCAATGACGTGGGCATCTTCGTGTCCGGGGTGCAGGAGGGCAGCCCGGCCGACGGGCAGGGCATCCAGGAGGGAGATGAGATTCTGCAG GTGAATGACGTCCCCTTCCGGAACCTGACCCGCGAGGAGGCCGTGCAGTTCCTGCTGGGGCTGCCACCGGGCGAGGACGTGGAGCTGGTGACGCAGCGGAAGCAGGACA TCTTCCGGAAAATGGTGCAGTCCCGCGTGGGCGACTCCTTCTACATCCGCACGCACTTCGAGCTGGAGGCCAGCCCCCCGTCGGGCCTGGGCTTCACCCGCGGAGACGTCTTCCACGTGCTGGACACGCTGTACCCCGGCCCCGGGCAGAGCCGCGCCCGCGGGGGCCACTGGCTGGCGGCGCGCATGGGGCGCGACCTCCGCGAGCAGGAGCGGGGCATCATCCCCAACCAGAGCAG ggcGGAGCAGCTGGCCAGTCTGGAGGCCGCCCAGCGCGCCGTGGGCGCCGGGCCGGGCGCGTCTTCGGGCTCCAACGCGCGGGCCGAGTTCTGGCGGCTGCGGGGTCTCCGTCGAGGGGCCAAGAAGACCACCCATCGGAGCCGCGAGGACCTGTCCGATCTGACCAGGCAGGGTCACTACCCGCCGTATGAACGCGTGGTGCTTCGAGAAG ccaGCTTCAAGCGCCCGGTGGTGATCCTGGGGCCCGTGGCAGACATTGCCATGCAGAAGTTGACTGCGGAGATGCCCGACCAGTTCGAAATCGCAG ACAGCGTATCGAGGACCGACAGCCCCTCCAAGATCATCAAGCTGGATACCGTGCGCGTGATCGCCGAGAAC AACAAGCACGCGCTCCTGGACGTGACGCCGTCGGCGGTGGAACGCCTCAACTACGTGCAATATTACCCCATCGTGGTCTTCTGCGCCCCCGAGAGCCGCGTGGCCCTCAAGGCCCTGCGCCAGTGGCTGGCGCCCGCGTCCCGCCGCAGCACCCGCCGCCTCTACGCGCAAGCCCAGAAGCTACGCAAGCACAGCGAACACCTGTTCACGG CCACCATCCCCCTGCATGGCACGAGTGACGCCTGGTACCGGGAGCTCAAGGCCGTCATCCGCGAGCAGCAGACCCGGCCCATCTGGACGGCCGAGGACCAG CCGGACAACTCGTCGGAGGGCAACCTGGACCTGCCTCACCGAGGCCTGGCCGACAGCTCTGCGGATCTGAGCTGTGACAGCCGGGTCAACAGCGACTACGAGACAGACGGGGAGGGCTACACGGATGGCGAGGGCGGCCCCCACACGGACGTGGACGAGGGTCCGCCGGCGCCAGCTCTGGCCCGGTCCTCGGAACCCGTGCTGGCGGATGAGCCTCAGAGCCCGGGGGATCATGGGAGAGCCCCGGGTCCCCGAGGGGCCCAG GTGGATGGCCATTCCCCCCATGGTCAGTGGCGACAGGACAGCATGCG GACATACGGGCAGGAAGCTCTGAAGAAAAAGTTCACGCGAGCTCGAGACGTGGAGTCCTCTGACGAAGACGGCTACGACTGGGGCCCGGCCACCGACCTGTGA
- the TJP3 gene encoding tight junction protein ZO-3 isoform X3 produces the protein MEEMTIWEQHTATLCKDPRRGFGIAISGGRDRPSGSVVVSDVVPGGPAEGQLQTGDHIVMVNGVSMESVTSTFAIQILKTCTKLANITVKRPRKIQLPAKASPSGGHQVSDGEADHGQGYDGDTSSGSGRSWGERSRRQRTTGRRSRAGSHARRSPGGRSEANGLALVSGFKRLPPQDVQMRPVKSVLVRRRDSEEFGVTLGSQIFIKHITESGLAARNRGLREGDLILQINGVSSENLSLSDTRRLIEKSEGKLTLLVLRDRGQFLVNIPPAVSDSDSSLLDDISDLGSETSQAPPSHVPPPPQHVRRSSDASWTDSPEESPPLWRDNSVDSRTISETDSPRQSSYDIYRVPSGQSREDRGYSPDWRVVRFPKGSTIGLRLAGGNDVGIFVSGVQEGSPADGQGIQEGDEILQVNDVPFRNLTREEAVQFLLGLPPGEDVELVTQRKQDIFRKMVQSRVGDSFYIRTHFELEASPPSGLGFTRGDVFHVLDTLYPGPGQSRARGGHWLAARMGRDLREQERGIIPNQSRAEQLASLEAAQRAVGAGPGASSGSNARAEFWRLRGLRRGAKKTTHRSREDLSDLTRQGHYPPYERVVLREASFKRPVVILGPVADIAMQKLTAEMPDQFEIADSVSRTDSPSKIIKLDTVRVIAENNKHALLDVTPSAVERLNYVQYYPIVVFCAPESRVALKALRQWLAPASRRSTRRLYAQAQKLRKHSEHLFTATIPLHGTSDAWYRELKAVIREQQTRPIWTAEDQPDNSSEGNLDLPHRGLADSSADLSCDSRVNSDYETDGEGYTDGEGGPHTDVDEGPPAPALARSSEPVLADEPQSPGDHGRAPGPRGAQVDGHSPHGQWRQDSMRTYGQEALKKKFTRARDVESSDEDGYDWGPATDL, from the exons ATGGAGGAGATGACCATCTGGGAACAGCACACGGCCACGCTCTGCAAG gACCCCCGGAGAGGCTTTGGCATTGCCATCTCTGGTGGCCGAGACCGGCCCAGTGGATCCGTGGTCGTGTCGGATGTGGTGCCGGGGGGGCCAGCTGAGGGCCAACTGCA GACAGGGGACCACATCGTCATGGTGAATGGGGTCTCCATGGAGAGCGTCACCTCCACCTTTGCCATTCAGATACTCAAAACCTGCACCAAGTTGGCGAACATT ACCGTGAAGCGTCCCCGGAAAATCCAGCTGCCTGCCAAGGCCAGCCCCTCTGGGGGACATCAGGTCTCGGATGGGGAGGCTGACCACGGCCAGGGCTACGACGGGGACACATCCAGCGGGTCTGGCCGCTCCTGGGGCGAGCGCTCCCGCCGGCAGAGGACGACGGGCCGCCGGAGCCGGGCCGGCAGCCACGCGCGCAGGAGCCCAGGCGGCAGGTCTGAGGCCAACGGGCTGGCCCTGGTGTCGGGCTTTAAGCGGCTGCCGCCGCAGGACGTGCAGATGAGGCCCGTGAAGTCCGTGTTGGTGCGGAGGAGGGACAGCGAAG AGTTCGGGGTCACCCTGGGCAGTCAGATCTTCATCAAGCACATCACTGAGTCGGGCCTGGCGGCCAGGAACCGCGGGCTGCGGGAAGGCGACCTCATTCTCCAG ATCAATGGCGTGTCCAGTGAGAATCTGTCTCTGAGTGACACACGGCGACTGATCGAGAAGTCAGAAGGGAAGCTGACTCTGCTGGTGCTCAGGGACAGAGGGCAGTTCCTGGTGAACATCCCACCGGCCGTCAGTGACAGCGACAGCTCTCTCCTGGACG ACATCTCAGACCTCGGCTCAGAAACGTCCCAGGCGCCACCCTCCCACGTCCCACCGCCACCGCAGCATGTGCGGCGGAGCTCTGACGCCAGCTGGACCGACTCCCCCGA GGAGAGCCCCCCGCTTTGGCGGGACAATTCAGTGGATTCCAGAACCATCTCGGAAACAG ACTCCCCCAGGCAAAGCAGCTATGACATCTACAGGGTGCCCAGCGGCCAGAGCAGGGAGGACCGTGG GTACAGCCCCGACTGGAGGGTGGTCCGCTTCCCCAAGGGCTCCACCATCGGCCTGCGCCTGGCCGGCGGCAATGACGTGGGCATCTTCGTGTCCGGGGTGCAGGAGGGCAGCCCGGCCGACGGGCAGGGCATCCAGGAGGGAGATGAGATTCTGCAG GTGAATGACGTCCCCTTCCGGAACCTGACCCGCGAGGAGGCCGTGCAGTTCCTGCTGGGGCTGCCACCGGGCGAGGACGTGGAGCTGGTGACGCAGCGGAAGCAGGACA TCTTCCGGAAAATGGTGCAGTCCCGCGTGGGCGACTCCTTCTACATCCGCACGCACTTCGAGCTGGAGGCCAGCCCCCCGTCGGGCCTGGGCTTCACCCGCGGAGACGTCTTCCACGTGCTGGACACGCTGTACCCCGGCCCCGGGCAGAGCCGCGCCCGCGGGGGCCACTGGCTGGCGGCGCGCATGGGGCGCGACCTCCGCGAGCAGGAGCGGGGCATCATCCCCAACCAGAGCAG ggcGGAGCAGCTGGCCAGTCTGGAGGCCGCCCAGCGCGCCGTGGGCGCCGGGCCGGGCGCGTCTTCGGGCTCCAACGCGCGGGCCGAGTTCTGGCGGCTGCGGGGTCTCCGTCGAGGGGCCAAGAAGACCACCCATCGGAGCCGCGAGGACCTGTCCGATCTGACCAGGCAGGGTCACTACCCGCCGTATGAACGCGTGGTGCTTCGAGAAG ccaGCTTCAAGCGCCCGGTGGTGATCCTGGGGCCCGTGGCAGACATTGCCATGCAGAAGTTGACTGCGGAGATGCCCGACCAGTTCGAAATCGCAG ACAGCGTATCGAGGACCGACAGCCCCTCCAAGATCATCAAGCTGGATACCGTGCGCGTGATCGCCGAGAAC AACAAGCACGCGCTCCTGGACGTGACGCCGTCGGCGGTGGAACGCCTCAACTACGTGCAATATTACCCCATCGTGGTCTTCTGCGCCCCCGAGAGCCGCGTGGCCCTCAAGGCCCTGCGCCAGTGGCTGGCGCCCGCGTCCCGCCGCAGCACCCGCCGCCTCTACGCGCAAGCCCAGAAGCTACGCAAGCACAGCGAACACCTGTTCACGG CCACCATCCCCCTGCATGGCACGAGTGACGCCTGGTACCGGGAGCTCAAGGCCGTCATCCGCGAGCAGCAGACCCGGCCCATCTGGACGGCCGAGGACCAG CCGGACAACTCGTCGGAGGGCAACCTGGACCTGCCTCACCGAGGCCTGGCCGACAGCTCTGCGGATCTGAGCTGTGACAGCCGGGTCAACAGCGACTACGAGACAGACGGGGAGGGCTACACGGATGGCGAGGGCGGCCCCCACACGGACGTGGACGAGGGTCCGCCGGCGCCAGCTCTGGCCCGGTCCTCGGAACCCGTGCTGGCGGATGAGCCTCAGAGCCCGGGGGATCATGGGAGAGCCCCGGGTCCCCGAGGGGCCCAG GTGGATGGCCATTCCCCCCATGGTCAGTGGCGACAGGACAGCATGCG GACATACGGGCAGGAAGCTCTGAAGAAAAAGTTCACGCGAGCTCGAGACGTGGAGTCCTCTGACGAAGACGGCTACGACTGGGGCCCGGCCACCGACCTGTGA